The proteins below come from a single Flavobacteriales bacterium genomic window:
- a CDS encoding SDR family oxidoreductase, producing the protein MELKNKVVWITGASSGIGEGLCYAFAKEQCKLVISARRESELQRVKEKTGLSNDNILLLPLDLEHHHDAKKWVEQVIQKFGRIDVLLNNGGLSQKGTAMLTTTEVERKIMEINYFGNVALTKAVIPVMQKQHSGSIVVTTSILGKFGLPFHTTYAASKHALYGYYDSLRMELKPLNIKVMLVAPGFINTKASVNSLNPDGSVSNEDSPAQINGMKTEVFARKLISALKRNKNHVYIGSKELLAIPFKTLLPNLFYTIMDKMSKGK; encoded by the coding sequence ATGGAGTTAAAAAACAAAGTAGTTTGGATAACTGGAGCATCATCGGGCATTGGTGAGGGTTTGTGTTATGCTTTTGCAAAAGAACAATGCAAACTGGTTATTTCGGCTCGAAGAGAAAGTGAATTGCAACGTGTAAAAGAAAAAACAGGGTTAAGCAACGATAATATTTTGTTGTTACCCTTAGATTTGGAACATCACCACGATGCTAAAAAATGGGTTGAGCAGGTTATTCAAAAATTTGGACGAATTGATGTGTTGCTTAACAATGGTGGGTTGAGCCAGAAAGGTACTGCTATGCTTACAACTACTGAAGTTGAACGTAAAATAATGGAAATCAATTATTTTGGAAATGTAGCATTGACTAAAGCTGTAATTCCAGTTATGCAAAAGCAACATTCGGGTAGTATTGTGGTAACAACAAGTATTTTGGGCAAGTTCGGTTTGCCTTTTCATACCACTTATGCAGCTTCAAAACATGCCTTGTACGGTTATTACGATTCGTTACGAATGGAATTAAAACCGTTAAACATTAAAGTGATGCTGGTTGCTCCAGGATTTATTAATACCAAGGCATCGGTAAATTCGTTAAACCCCGATGGCTCTGTATCGAACGAAGATAGTCCTGCACAAATTAATGGCATGAAAACCGAAGTGTTTGCTCGTAAACTGATTTCGGCACTCAAACGAAATAAAAACCATGTGTACATTGGCAGCAAAGAACTGCTCGCCATTCCTTTTAAAACCCTTTTGCCCAATCTATTTTATACCATTATGGACAAAATGAGTAAAGGAAAATAA